One genomic segment of Danio rerio strain Tuebingen ecotype United States chromosome 11, GRCz12tu, whole genome shotgun sequence includes these proteins:
- the nacc1b gene encoding nucleus accumbens-associated protein 1 isoform X1 — protein sequence MAARREKESDSSIETLSSRLQARGLCSAGLYDMAQMLQMAIPNFGNNILECLNEQRLQGLYCDVSVVVKGHTFKAHRAVLAASSSYFRDLFNSGSKSSVVELPPAVQPQSFQQILSFCYTGRLSMNLGDQFLLMYTAGFLQIQQIMEKGTEFFLKVSSPSCDSQGLHTEDAPPSEPQSPVTQTGTGSIGMGGSTAARPASCQTPLPLVSRVKTEQLPQAPQPLQEASSYSVVCTPVAKRLWEGGNREGGGGSGGSGGGGVRKAARYSQEVVRSVGGAQPQSIALLGGSGTTNSNSNNNNNNNSSSTPEGTSPGTPSMYTSDSPISYHDDDEEEEIPDETTEEQYRQICNMYTMYSMLNVGATANERVESLPDHLTVESRGRGVRVRQDLASLPTELIAQIGNRCHPKLYEEGDPAEKLELVTGTSVFISRAQLMNCHVSAGTRHKVLLRRLLAAFFDRSTLANSCGTGIRSSTNDPNRKPLDSRVLHAVKFYCQNFAPSFKESEMNAIAADMCTNARRVVRKSWIPKLKLLMAESDAYANFLSDAAKLESDGLGVENAFETGSLEGGPASESGQSSADALHGVSGDGSSLFYGALEKLGTQCALISEPDELEWNHTGFMLICTRSFKSPIKLIVLGYGSLFL from the exons ATGGCTGCCCGTAGAGAGAAAGAGTCGGACTCCTCCATTGAAACACTTTCCAGCAGATTGCAAGCGAGGGG ACTCTGTAGTGCTGGGCTTTACGATATGGCTCAGATGCTGCAGATGGCGATTCCCAACTTTGGCAACAATATCTTGGAGTGTCTTAATGAGCAGAGGCTTCAGGGACTGTACTGTGATGTGTCAGTTGTGGTGAAGGGACACACATTTAAAGCCCACCGGGCAGTGCTGGCTGCCAGCAGCTCCTATTTTCGAGATTTGTTCAACTCTGGAAGCAAGAGCTCTGTGGTGGAATTACCGCCAGCGGTCCAACCTCAGAGCTTCCAGCAGATCCTTTCCTTCTGCTACACCGGTCGACTTAGCATGAATTTAGGCGATCAGTTCCTCCTAATGTACACAGCGGGATTCCTGCAGATTCAGCAAATTATGGAAAAAGGTACAGAGTTCTTCCTAAAGGTCAGCTCGCCAAGTTGTGACTCGCAGGGTCTTCACACAGAAGATGCGCCACCTTCAGAACCCCAAAGTCCTGTTACCCAAACTGGGACTGGCTCTATAGGTATGGGTGGGTCAACAGCAGCTCGACCTGCATCCTGCCAAACACCACTTCCATTAGTGTCAAGAGTTAAGACGGAGCAGCTACCACAGGCCCCTCAGCCACTTCAAGAAGCATCATCATATTCGGTAGTTTGCACTCCAGTTGCTAAGCGCCTTTGGGAAGGAGGCAACCGTGAAGGAGGTGGAGGATCAGGAGGAAGTGGAGGTGGAGGTGTGAGAAAAGCAGCACGTTATTCGCAGGAAGTGGTACGAAGTGTGGGCGGGGCACAGCCTCAAAGCATCGCTTTATTGGGCGGAAGTGGCACAACTAatagcaacagcaacaacaataataacaacaacagcagtaGCACGCCGGAAGGCACCAGCCCAGGAACTCCCAGCATGTACACCAGTGACTCGCCAATCTCTTaccatgatgatgatgaagaggaggaaatCCCGGATGAAACGACAGAAGAACAGTACAGACAGATCTGTAATATGTACACTATGTACAGCATGCTGAATGTAGGGGCAACTG CTAACGAACGAGTGGAATCACTTCCAGACCACCTCACCGTTGAATCAAGAGGAAGAGGAGTTCGAGTGAGGCAAGATCTGGCTTCTCTTCCCACTGAGCTCATTGCACAGATCGGAAACCGCTGTCATCCTAAACTGTATGAAGAAGGTGACCCTGCTGAGAAACTGGAGCTAGTAACAGGCACCAGTGTTTTTATTTCACGTGCTCAGCTGATGAACTGCCACGTTAGTGCGGGCACACGCCACAAAGTGTTGCTCCGGCGGCTCCTGGCTGCCTTTTTTGACCG AAGCACTCTTGCAAACAGCTGTGGTACAGGCATTCGTTCCTCCACCAACGACCCAAATCGCAAGCCCCTCGACAGTCGGGTTCTTCACGCTGTTAAGT TTTACTGCCAGAACTTTGCTCCCAGTTTCAAAGAGAGCGAAATGAACGCAATCGCTGCAGACATGTGCACGAACGCACGGCGCGTGGTCCGCAAGAGCTGGATTCCCAAACTAAAGCTTCTAATGGCAGAAAGCGACGCTTACGCCAACTTCCTTTCAGACGCCGCCAAACTGGAGTCTGACGGCTTGGGAGTGGAGAATGCTTTTGAAACGGGATCCCTGGAAGGTGGTCCAGCCTCTGAATCAGGCCAGTCATCTGCAGATGCCCTGCACGGCGTTAGCGGGGATGGTAGCAGCTTGTTTTA
- the nacc1b gene encoding nucleus accumbens-associated protein 1 isoform X8: protein MAQMLQMAIPNFGNNILECLNEQRLQGLYCDVSVVVKGHTFKAHRAVLAASSSYFRDLFNSGSKSSVVELPPAVQPQSFQQILSFCYTGRLSMNLGDQFLLMYTAGFLQIQQIMEKGTEFFLKVSSPSCDSQGLHTEDAPPSEPQSPVTQTGTGSIGMGGSTAARPASCQTPLPLVSRVKTEQLPQAPQPLQEASSYSVVCTPVAKRLWEGGNREGGGGSGGSGGGGVRKAARYSQEVVRSVGGAQPQSIALLGGSGTTNSNSNNNNNNNSSSTPEGTSPGTPSMYTSDSPISYHDDDEEEEIPDETTEEQYRQICNMYTMYSMLNVGATANERVESLPDHLTVESRGRGVRVRQDLASLPTELIAQIGNRCHPKLYEEGDPAEKLELVTGTSVFISRAQLMNCHVSAGTRHKVLLRRLLAAFFDRSTLANSCGTGIRSSTNDPNRKPLDSRVLHAVKFYCQNFAPSFKESEMNAIAADMCTNARRVVRKSWIPKLKLLMAESDAYANFLSDAAKLESDGLGVENAFETGSLEGGPASESGQSSADALHGVSGDGSSLFYDG from the exons ATGGCTCAGATGCTGCAGATGGCGATTCCCAACTTTGGCAACAATATCTTGGAGTGTCTTAATGAGCAGAGGCTTCAGGGACTGTACTGTGATGTGTCAGTTGTGGTGAAGGGACACACATTTAAAGCCCACCGGGCAGTGCTGGCTGCCAGCAGCTCCTATTTTCGAGATTTGTTCAACTCTGGAAGCAAGAGCTCTGTGGTGGAATTACCGCCAGCGGTCCAACCTCAGAGCTTCCAGCAGATCCTTTCCTTCTGCTACACCGGTCGACTTAGCATGAATTTAGGCGATCAGTTCCTCCTAATGTACACAGCGGGATTCCTGCAGATTCAGCAAATTATGGAAAAAGGTACAGAGTTCTTCCTAAAGGTCAGCTCGCCAAGTTGTGACTCGCAGGGTCTTCACACAGAAGATGCGCCACCTTCAGAACCCCAAAGTCCTGTTACCCAAACTGGGACTGGCTCTATAGGTATGGGTGGGTCAACAGCAGCTCGACCTGCATCCTGCCAAACACCACTTCCATTAGTGTCAAGAGTTAAGACGGAGCAGCTACCACAGGCCCCTCAGCCACTTCAAGAAGCATCATCATATTCGGTAGTTTGCACTCCAGTTGCTAAGCGCCTTTGGGAAGGAGGCAACCGTGAAGGAGGTGGAGGATCAGGAGGAAGTGGAGGTGGAGGTGTGAGAAAAGCAGCACGTTATTCGCAGGAAGTGGTACGAAGTGTGGGCGGGGCACAGCCTCAAAGCATCGCTTTATTGGGCGGAAGTGGCACAACTAatagcaacagcaacaacaataataacaacaacagcagtaGCACGCCGGAAGGCACCAGCCCAGGAACTCCCAGCATGTACACCAGTGACTCGCCAATCTCTTaccatgatgatgatgaagaggaggaaatCCCGGATGAAACGACAGAAGAACAGTACAGACAGATCTGTAATATGTACACTATGTACAGCATGCTGAATGTAGGGGCAACTG CTAACGAACGAGTGGAATCACTTCCAGACCACCTCACCGTTGAATCAAGAGGAAGAGGAGTTCGAGTGAGGCAAGATCTGGCTTCTCTTCCCACTGAGCTCATTGCACAGATCGGAAACCGCTGTCATCCTAAACTGTATGAAGAAGGTGACCCTGCTGAGAAACTGGAGCTAGTAACAGGCACCAGTGTTTTTATTTCACGTGCTCAGCTGATGAACTGCCACGTTAGTGCGGGCACACGCCACAAAGTGTTGCTCCGGCGGCTCCTGGCTGCCTTTTTTGACCG AAGCACTCTTGCAAACAGCTGTGGTACAGGCATTCGTTCCTCCACCAACGACCCAAATCGCAAGCCCCTCGACAGTCGGGTTCTTCACGCTGTTAAGT TTTACTGCCAGAACTTTGCTCCCAGTTTCAAAGAGAGCGAAATGAACGCAATCGCTGCAGACATGTGCACGAACGCACGGCGCGTGGTCCGCAAGAGCTGGATTCCCAAACTAAAGCTTCTAATGGCAGAAAGCGACGCTTACGCCAACTTCCTTTCAGACGCCGCCAAACTGGAGTCTGACGGCTTGGGAGTGGAGAATGCTTTTGAAACGGGATCCCTGGAAGGTGGTCCAGCCTCTGAATCAGGCCAGTCATCTGCAGATGCCCTGCACGGCGTTAGCGGGGATGGTAGCAGCTTGTTTTA